A region of Acidithiobacillus ferridurans DNA encodes the following proteins:
- a CDS encoding transglycosylase SLT domain-containing protein yields MIGLQLLQICARQVSPVTMSAIIQGESGGYPWSINVNGLPQGSMRFPNKQAAIHAATHYIRMGYKVDMGIAQVDSENLGWLHLSIPQAFDPCRNIHAAQTILLNAYHTAGAAGVRSLKGTFEGYNSGQITGDGHYAKVICRYAGVEVPAIPGGHLASWANHQVALSGDTKQSAFLPSATSPSRAPVRPVIVMPPKSWQPLNANEDFAVTGKPVGSGSMERGASSVTAIWNPA; encoded by the coding sequence ATGATCGGTCTGCAATTGCTTCAGATATGCGCACGGCAGGTCTCCCCCGTCACCATGTCAGCCATCATTCAGGGCGAGTCCGGCGGTTATCCGTGGTCCATCAACGTCAACGGCCTACCGCAGGGATCCATGCGCTTCCCCAATAAGCAGGCGGCAATCCATGCCGCTACCCATTATATCCGCATGGGTTACAAAGTCGATATGGGCATTGCCCAGGTTGATAGTGAAAATCTGGGGTGGCTGCATCTCAGTATCCCCCAGGCATTTGATCCGTGTCGGAATATCCATGCCGCGCAGACCATATTGCTCAATGCGTATCACACGGCTGGAGCGGCGGGCGTGCGCAGCCTGAAAGGCACCTTTGAAGGGTATAACTCAGGTCAGATCACCGGCGATGGGCACTATGCCAAAGTGATTTGCCGCTATGCAGGCGTCGAGGTGCCCGCTATACCCGGCGGCCATCTTGCGTCTTGGGCGAATCATCAGGTCGCCTTGTCTGGAGATACCAAGCAGAGCGCTTTCCTACCATCAGCTACGTCACCATCCCGTGCTCCGGTGCGACCGGTGATTGTGATGCCTCCGAAGTCATGGCAGCCATTGAATGCCAATGAGGATTTCGCGGTGACTGGAAAACCAGTGGGTAGTGGGTCGATGGAGAGAGGGGCGTCATCGGTTACTGCAATTTGGAATCCGGCATAA
- a CDS encoding YfbU family protein: MRIDLTDKERFALAIQYEILDALKPEEGYGKHSESLMSGHKWIYDDIFRLMSENLPDEKARYVLDVLDLYRDLTISFGHLENKSSIEEYEIKFPGFDGNHEAELLNFARDLLNYHMYESVLHDNELDSHSQTTEIYQRMLSKWSELGRPRAPLTKETIQDILAARRYPGNE; this comes from the coding sequence ATGAGAATTGATCTAACCGACAAAGAACGTTTCGCACTGGCAATCCAGTATGAAATTTTGGATGCTCTAAAACCCGAGGAGGGATATGGCAAGCATTCTGAAAGCCTAATGAGTGGCCACAAATGGATTTACGACGATATATTTAGGCTAATGTCTGAGAATTTGCCTGACGAAAAGGCAAGATATGTGCTGGATGTTCTTGATCTATACCGTGACCTGACAATCAGTTTTGGGCACCTTGAAAACAAATCCAGCATCGAAGAATATGAAATCAAGTTTCCGGGATTTGATGGCAACCATGAGGCTGAACTTCTTAATTTCGCAAGAGATTTGCTGAATTATCATATGTACGAGTCTGTGCTGCATGACAATGAACTAGACTCCCATTCCCAAACAACAGAAATCTATCAAAGAATGCTCTCCAAGTGGAGTGAACTTGGTAGACCACGAGCACCGCTGACCAAAGAAACCATACAAGACATACTGGCGGCTAGACGCTACCCCGGAAACGAATAG
- a CDS encoding NotI family restriction endonuclease: MAAKQTERQLVEVFGHDPRDHSSAARTFWQLNACPFIGKECTKFDHTRTICYGTCSVTNAGQEVVICPNRLYENNYEAIRKVGSDVFGDIPFMLFDEYIRTVASGNHQIDCLVALGHNSGKEVKISQLSMDWVIAHISNQQLVEYVGIEVQSIDITGNYRDAWYAARDMRDDIPTSGHGLNWANVHKRLIPQIIRKSLVYSKSLLVKNGLHFIVPEPVYQRFEAIIGANIPLVDRPGKEVIVVHTYDIGSRVEPGKMRTLVLNRELMFDLNEFSKRFISGPNLPTGVALDDKIRSILAVS, from the coding sequence ATGGCTGCAAAACAAACCGAACGACAATTGGTTGAGGTATTCGGGCATGATCCACGCGATCATAGCTCTGCTGCAAGGACATTCTGGCAGTTGAATGCCTGCCCCTTCATCGGGAAAGAATGTACCAAGTTTGATCACACTAGAACGATTTGTTATGGCACCTGCTCCGTCACCAACGCCGGGCAAGAAGTGGTGATATGCCCGAACCGCCTGTATGAAAATAATTACGAAGCCATCAGGAAGGTTGGCTCAGATGTGTTTGGTGATATTCCATTCATGCTTTTTGATGAATACATCAGAACCGTGGCGTCAGGGAATCATCAGATAGATTGCTTAGTAGCCCTTGGTCACAATTCCGGCAAAGAAGTAAAAATCAGCCAACTTAGCATGGATTGGGTGATTGCTCACATCAGTAACCAACAGCTTGTGGAGTATGTTGGTATCGAAGTTCAGAGTATTGATATAACCGGCAACTATCGCGATGCGTGGTATGCAGCACGGGATATGCGCGACGATATTCCAACGTCAGGGCACGGCCTCAATTGGGCGAATGTACATAAGCGATTGATACCACAGATCATCCGCAAAAGCCTTGTTTACTCAAAGTCGCTACTGGTAAAGAACGGCTTGCATTTTATTGTGCCTGAACCAGTCTATCAGCGGTTTGAGGCCATTATAGGCGCAAACATACCTCTTGTAGATAGGCCGGGAAAAGAAGTTATCGTTGTTCATACCTATGACATTGGGTCTCGTGTCGAACCGGGAAAGATGCGTACGCTGGTCTTGAATAGAGAACTTATGTTTGACCTTAATGAGTTTTCCAAGCGGTTTATATCTGGCCCCAACCTCCCGACCGGGGTTGCACTGGACGACAAGATCAGATCCATTCTCGCTGTGTCGTGA
- a CDS encoding DNA cytosine methyltransferase: MVDAFKSIDLFAGAGGLSCGLQKAGFHPIFAAEINETYAATYERNHPGIPVAKKDIRDLSDQEVLDATGLKPGELDLLAGGPPCQGFSINAPIRSLDDQRNHLFKEYLRIAKALRPKVLIIENVPGIISLGKGTVVKAIYEELDSMGYSVQHKILFAGHYGVPQMRFRTVFIAARDRGTIFFPTPEYNSTARANFFGAKELCFNATNFIDQHLKPQTSTWNAISDLPELRPGDSIDAGKYTSPPLSDYQNILREGSERLYNHTCAKLGKQNLERLKYIPQGGSWRDIPHDLLPAGLKRARRSDHTKRYGRLHPDQLCSTILTKCDPHWGSFFHPTQDRAISVREAARIQSFPDNYIFTGNLTTQYEQVGNAVPPLMAAAIGRSVKRMIS; encoded by the coding sequence GTGGTTGACGCATTCAAATCCATAGACCTGTTCGCTGGAGCGGGGGGGCTTTCGTGCGGCCTTCAAAAAGCAGGTTTTCACCCCATTTTCGCCGCTGAAATAAACGAAACCTACGCGGCCACCTATGAACGTAACCATCCGGGGATTCCGGTAGCAAAAAAAGACATACGTGACCTGTCAGATCAGGAAGTATTGGATGCGACGGGGTTGAAACCAGGTGAACTGGATTTACTGGCAGGTGGTCCACCGTGTCAGGGATTTTCCATAAACGCGCCTATCCGATCATTAGATGATCAACGTAATCACCTGTTCAAAGAATACCTCAGAATCGCAAAAGCGTTGAGGCCAAAAGTTCTGATCATAGAGAATGTCCCCGGTATCATATCGCTGGGGAAAGGGACGGTCGTAAAGGCGATCTATGAGGAACTGGACAGCATGGGTTACTCTGTGCAGCACAAGATTCTGTTTGCCGGGCACTATGGCGTTCCCCAAATGAGATTCCGAACCGTGTTCATAGCTGCACGGGATCGCGGCACCATCTTCTTCCCTACGCCAGAATACAACTCAACCGCGAGGGCAAATTTTTTTGGTGCCAAAGAATTGTGCTTCAACGCAACTAACTTTATTGACCAGCATCTAAAGCCACAAACGTCTACATGGAACGCGATATCTGACCTGCCAGAACTCAGACCCGGTGATTCTATTGATGCTGGCAAGTACACTAGCCCCCCCCTCTCTGATTATCAAAATATTCTCAGAGAAGGATCAGAGAGGCTATATAACCACACCTGCGCAAAACTGGGGAAACAGAACTTGGAACGCCTGAAATACATACCACAGGGCGGAAGCTGGCGAGACATTCCACATGATCTATTGCCTGCCGGGCTAAAGCGGGCGAGGAGATCGGACCATACTAAACGCTATGGCAGGCTTCACCCGGATCAACTATGTTCCACCATCCTGACGAAGTGTGACCCACATTGGGGCAGCTTCTTTCATCCGACTCAAGACAGAGCCATATCCGTTCGGGAAGCGGCCCGGATACAGAGTTTCCCAGATAACTATATATTCACGGGCAATCTCACAACGCAATATGAACAAGTGGGAAATGCTGTACCCCCATTGATGGCTGCTGCCATCGGCAGATCAGTTAAAAGGATGATTTCATAA
- a CDS encoding GrlR family regulatory protein — protein sequence MIEALWSVVFNRVGNHGPLNHGAGVVVFETERIFGGDSRYFYTGNYSISNGVATAMLTSTHYAGLRESIIGPDEITTFQLTGKIEQQRIAVSGHVVGRPNVMVMATLTRRAELP from the coding sequence ATGATCGAAGCGCTTTGGTCAGTTGTATTTAATAGAGTCGGCAATCACGGGCCACTGAACCACGGTGCAGGCGTGGTGGTTTTTGAAACGGAACGTATTTTCGGTGGTGATAGTCGATACTTTTACACTGGCAATTATAGCATCAGCAATGGCGTGGCTACAGCAATGCTTACATCTACGCACTATGCTGGACTTAGGGAGTCCATTATCGGGCCGGATGAAATAACAACATTCCAGCTAACCGGAAAAATTGAGCAGCAGAGGATCGCCGTTTCTGGGCATGTTGTTGGCCGACCAAATGTAATGGTGATGGCAACCCTCACCCGCCGTGCGGAATTGCCATAA